The genomic stretch CAGTGGGATGCTTCTCCTCGAATATGAGGTGCAACAGGCCGTGGAAGGCACGAGTGAATTTCCCAGAGGATAGTCATAGTGCCAAACATAGTCACGTTTTTCGAGGTTATTCCAATGGAACCGAGTAAGTTTATACTCCATGGACGATTTATATATCGTAAATATGCGGAGGTTCAAGGGGCCGCCGTCCATGGCGGCCTCTGAATCTGTGGGCGTACGGCATCAGATAACAGCGAATTACTAACATTGCCTTTGGCAAGCCATTTGCAGTATGGAGAAGAATTCAGGGGCAAATGCCGTGCCAATCCCTACGGGCCGGCAACGTCGGTAATTCGCGGGACGTTACACGAAATCGGTGCACGAGCGTGCATCCATGCACTTTATTAATTAATGATGTTCTAGGCTAAGAAAATGGTATAATGGAATTATCTAGAAAGTAAGAAGGCGGTGAATCTAATGGAATGGAATGAGGTCAGAAGGTTATATCCTGAACGTTTTGTTAAGATTCAAATACTGGATTCACATATTGAGAATAACGTCAGATTCATTGATGATATGGCAGTAATCCAGGCTTTCGATGACGAGAAGGAAGCGACACGGGAGTTGGTTCGTGCAAAGGATGATATCTTGGTATATCATACAGGAAAAGAAGAGATTGAAGTGCCGATAAAGCAGATATTTGGTTTCCGAGGTGCAATCTAATGAAGATTGAGTTTCGAGAAGGTTTGCTTTTTACTTCTTGTAACAGCGTGTTCCCAAAATCTGAGAGACTATGAATGTAGTAACCAGACTTCGGGAACTCTTGAACGTTATATGATATGTCCATATCGGAGTGGTTATTTCGAGAATTTGGTTTATTGCATGCGGAAATGCAAGGGGGTATTACGAATGAAAATAATCCAACTTAAAAACGGAGATACAGTGCAATTAAGAGAGGCTGTAAAAGAGGACGCTACAGAGCTAGTTGCCTACTTACTAAAGATTGGTGGTGAATCGGATTTCCTAACTTTCGGATCTGGTGAGTTTTCAGTATCGGTAAGTGATGAGCAAGCCATGCTCGAAGAAAGCCGCACTGCCAAAAACAAGATTATGCTTCTTGCCCTAGTTGGTAACAAGGTGATTGGTTGTTTATATTTCGAAGGTGGAGCAAGGCCCCGGATACAGCATACGGGTGAATTCGGTGTTTCAGTCCTTAAGGATTACTGGGATAAAGGAATTGGAACAGAAATGGTGAAGGAATTAATTCAGTGGGCTAAAGTTTCAAACATTATTCGCAAACTCAACCTTCGAGTTAGAAGTGATAATGATAGAGCTATGAGTGTATACGAAAGACTTGGCTTCATTCAAGAGGGGTTAATTACTCGAGAGTTCTTTATATCAGGAGAATTCAATAATTTTATCTATATGGGTCTTAGCATAGACTGAGGATCACTCTAGAAGTAGGGCATAGAGAGCCTGGACGGTTCTCAGGGGTATTGGACACATCATATAACACGAGGATTCCAGCGAGGGTGCGGATAAGAGAGTATATGGGGTAAACCGCACCACATGTCCCCTGTCAAAAGACTTGCAATTTAAAAGTAGTATGAAAGAAGCAAGTCTTGCGCCAGGCCTTACGGGGCGGACACGTTGGGAATGCCGGGGACGTTAGCTGAAATGGCTTGCATGAGCGTTTAATAGGTCTCAAGAGGAGGACAAAAATGATAATTAGGAAATTCAAGCATCCTGATACTGAAGAAATAATTGAGATCTGGTATAACGTAAGTGTAGTCGCACACTCCTTTATTCCAAAGGAAATGTGGGAATCACACAAGGATGAATTAAGGAATAAGTATTTACCAATTGCGGAGACATGGGTTGCCGAGGAAAACGGTAATTTGATTGGCTTTATATCACTACTTGGTAATTATATTGGAGCGTTATTTATTACACCAAAAGAGCAAGGAAAAGGAGTCGGCACTAAATTAATTGAACAGGCAAGACGAGAAAAGGGGCATTTAAACGTTGGTGTTTACAGTAAGAATATTGATGCTGGAAGATTCTATAAGAAAAACGGATTTGCATATTTAAGCGAGGAAGTTCAGCCGGAAACGGGTGAAGTAATAATAAATATGACTTTAGAGTAAGAAAAACGGCCACCTCAGCTAACGCAGAATTCTCGCAACTTAGAGGATGATGCATGAGGTTAGGACGCTGCGGGACTCCTTGGGACGTTATACGATAGCCCAAAGAGTTTATTGTTATGGAAAAATACGGTATAATATACTTAGGGGTGATAACTATGCGTGCGATTAATGATATTATGGCAAAACGTGACCAAATTGTATCAATAGCTTCACACTACAAATTTTCTAATGTTAGACTATTTGGTTCAGTTCTTAGAGAAGAAGAAAAGGCAGAAAGTGATATAGACTTTTTGGTTGAGTGTAGCGATGATTGTTCATTATTTGATTTAATCTCGCTTAAAAATGATCTTGAGGAGATCTTAGGAAGAAAGATAGATGTCGTCACTCCAGATTCTGTTCATTGGACAATAAAAGACAAGATCCTTCAGGAGGC from Desulfitobacterium dichloroeliminans LMG P-21439 encodes the following:
- a CDS encoding GNAT family N-acetyltransferase; its protein translation is MKIIQLKNGDTVQLREAVKEDATELVAYLLKIGGESDFLTFGSGEFSVSVSDEQAMLEESRTAKNKIMLLALVGNKVIGCLYFEGGARPRIQHTGEFGVSVLKDYWDKGIGTEMVKELIQWAKVSNIIRKLNLRVRSDNDRAMSVYERLGFIQEGLITREFFISGEFNNFIYMGLSID
- a CDS encoding nucleotidyltransferase family protein, with protein sequence MRAINDIMAKRDQIVSIASHYKFSNVRLFGSVLREEEKAESDIDFLVECSDDCSLFDLISLKNDLEEILGRKIDVVTPDSVHWTIKDKILQEARPI
- a CDS encoding GNAT family N-acetyltransferase, coding for MIIRKFKHPDTEEIIEIWYNVSVVAHSFIPKEMWESHKDELRNKYLPIAETWVAEENGNLIGFISLLGNYIGALFITPKEQGKGVGTKLIEQARREKGHLNVGVYSKNIDAGRFYKKNGFAYLSEEVQPETGEVIINMTLE